One Methanococcus voltae genomic region harbors:
- the hypF gene encoding carbamoyltransferase HypF, giving the protein MLKKIFVSGIVQGVGFRPFVYNIAKKNNLTGYVKNKGNFVEIVINGNLNDINNFLRSLEGEKPVLSKINKLEIEDMDLKDLKDNNLSELNEIIELNELKNEFKIYTSQNVDNEVAGTIPPDVALCEDCIRELKDKEDFRYNYPFIACVNCGPRFTVIKKLPYDRENTSMDKFPLCEECEEEYKNPNDRRFHAQANCCQKCGPKVFLTDSKGKELFEKELAIKKTVELLENGKIIAIKGIGGTHLVCDANNDEAVLELRKRLNRPTQAFAIMTTEEKYKLFSEPTKMEDDTLNSYRKPIVALTKKKNDYEKYISKNISNLDTIGVMLPYSGLHYLLFDKCTAYVMTSANLPGLPMAITNDKIIESLCDIADYFLLHDRDIVNRCDDSVLKHISGRMMLLRRSRGYAPEPIEIDFSKSGLSNNKNNKNNKNNNISKNILSVGAELNSVACLSKGNKFYMTQYIGNTSKYETYNYLKDAVHNILRLTNTNKLYTIVCDLHPQFNSKKFANELSKEYNTKLYDIQHHEAHVYSLMGDNEFFEPNITIALDGLGYGKDGNIWGGELLYCDEKYDIHRIGHLEEQIQLGGDLSTKYPIRMLFSILSKKIGLEKSFEYIKGYIGAYPELNEKELKLIKMQIKSGLNTSITTSTGRFLDSIASLLSVCFKKTYDGEPSIRLEAFANTCDIDEKNQVLKLVENMDYSKYIDCENNIINTTEIVYDCYEMLQNSMFSKNGIAYYAHLALSNCLVTISLKCAENLNINTIGLTGGVTYNKIITEHIVNKLKNKGFNVILHKNVPNGDGGIAFGQALGYILKNELQN; this is encoded by the coding sequence ATGCTAAAAAAAATTTTTGTAAGTGGGATTGTTCAAGGCGTTGGTTTCAGACCTTTTGTATATAATATTGCAAAGAAGAACAATTTGACAGGATATGTTAAAAATAAAGGAAATTTTGTAGAAATAGTGATAAATGGGAATTTAAACGATATAAATAATTTTTTAAGAAGTTTAGAAGGGGAAAAACCAGTGTTATCCAAAATAAATAAATTAGAAATAGAAGATATGGATTTAAAAGATTTAAAAGATAATAATTTAAGTGAATTGAACGAAATAATAGAATTAAATGAATTAAAAAACGAATTTAAGATATACACAAGTCAAAATGTGGATAACGAAGTAGCTGGTACGATACCTCCCGATGTGGCGTTATGTGAGGATTGTATTAGAGAACTTAAAGATAAAGAAGATTTTAGATATAATTATCCTTTTATTGCCTGTGTAAACTGTGGTCCAAGATTTACGGTTATAAAAAAGCTACCTTATGACAGAGAAAACACCTCTATGGACAAATTTCCATTATGTGAGGAATGTGAAGAAGAATACAAAAATCCAAATGATAGAAGATTTCATGCACAGGCCAATTGTTGCCAGAAATGTGGTCCAAAAGTATTTTTAACCGATTCAAAGGGTAAAGAGTTATTTGAAAAAGAATTAGCCATTAAAAAAACCGTTGAATTGTTAGAAAATGGCAAAATAATTGCAATTAAAGGTATAGGTGGCACACATTTAGTTTGTGATGCCAATAATGATGAAGCAGTTTTAGAACTTAGAAAAAGGCTTAATAGACCAACACAAGCCTTTGCAATTATGACTACCGAAGAAAAGTACAAATTATTTTCAGAACCTACAAAAATGGAAGATGATACTTTAAATTCATATCGAAAGCCAATAGTAGCCTTAACAAAGAAAAAAAATGATTACGAAAAATATATATCAAAAAATATATCTAATTTAGATACTATAGGCGTTATGCTACCTTATTCTGGGTTACATTATTTGTTATTTGACAAATGTACTGCATATGTTATGACTTCTGCAAATCTACCAGGTTTGCCCATGGCAATTACCAATGACAAAATTATCGAAAGCTTATGCGATATTGCGGATTATTTCTTATTACATGACCGAGATATTGTAAATCGGTGTGACGATAGCGTTTTAAAACATATTTCCGGTAGAATGATGTTATTAAGGCGTTCGAGAGGTTATGCTCCCGAACCTATAGAAATAGATTTTTCAAAAAGTGGGCTTTCAAATAATAAGAATAATAAGAATAATAAGAATAATAATATATCAAAAAATATATTATCTGTCGGAGCAGAATTAAATTCAGTAGCTTGCTTATCAAAAGGAAATAAGTTTTATATGACTCAATATATTGGAAATACGTCCAAATATGAAACTTACAACTACCTAAAGGATGCAGTACATAATATCCTAAGGTTAACAAATACCAATAAATTATATACAATTGTTTGTGATTTGCACCCTCAATTTAACTCCAAAAAATTTGCGAATGAACTATCAAAAGAATATAATACGAAATTATATGATATACAACATCATGAAGCTCATGTTTATTCGTTAATGGGGGATAATGAATTTTTTGAACCAAATATAACTATTGCACTTGATGGACTCGGATATGGGAAAGATGGCAATATTTGGGGCGGTGAGCTACTTTATTGTGATGAAAAGTATGATATACACCGTATAGGTCATTTAGAAGAACAAATACAATTGGGTGGTGATTTATCCACCAAATATCCTATTAGAATGCTATTCTCGATACTTAGTAAAAAAATAGGGCTTGAAAAATCTTTTGAATATATAAAAGGATATATTGGAGCATATCCCGAATTAAATGAAAAAGAATTGAAATTAATTAAAATGCAAATAAAAAGTGGTTTAAATACTTCAATTACCACATCCACGGGTAGGTTTTTAGATAGTATAGCTTCTTTATTGTCTGTTTGCTTTAAAAAGACTTATGACGGGGAACCATCCATAAGGTTAGAAGCCTTTGCGAATACTTGCGATATTGACGAAAAAAATCAAGTTTTAAAACTTGTTGAAAATATGGATTATTCAAAATACATTGATTGTGAAAATAATATAATTAATACTACAGAAATAGTCTATGATTGTTACGAAATGCTACAGAACAGTATGTTTAGTAAAAATGGAATAGCATATTATGCACATTTAGCTTTATCAAATTGTTTAGTAACTATTAGCTTAAAATGTGCTGAAAATTTGAATATTAATACTATTGGACTCACAGGCGGGGTTACATATAATAAAATAATAACTGAGCATATTGTAAATAAGTTGAAAAATAAAGGATTTAATGTAATTTTACATAAAAACGTACCTAATGGAGACGGCGGAATTGCTTTTGGTCAAGCTTTAGGTTATATTTTGAAAAATGAACTACAAAACTAA
- a CDS encoding deoxyhypusine synthase — MTNPKDIIFKESEDLEQIFETLEYVKGPNLDEEISLKEIVSDFYPKMGFQASHLGKAVKIWKKIEEIRKNEELVVFMGYTSNMVSSGLREIIANLVKHKKVDVLVTTAGGIEEDFIKCVKPFIMGDWNLNGVELREQGINRIGNIYVPNDRYIEFETYMTKFFDELALKQKETHKVTSASEFCYELGRFMDENLEGEKEDSIIYWAYKNNIPIFCPAITDGSIGDMLYFYKKNEKETNLIIDIASDIVKLNDKAIDANKTACIVLGGSLPKHSIINANLFREGTDYAIYITTATPADGSLSGAPPEEGVSWGKIQTKADYTEIWADATIVFPILTYAVFK; from the coding sequence ATGACAAATCCAAAAGATATAATATTTAAAGAGTCCGAAGATTTAGAGCAAATTTTTGAAACTCTCGAATATGTCAAAGGGCCAAATTTAGATGAAGAAATTTCTTTAAAAGAAATTGTAAGTGATTTTTATCCAAAAATGGGTTTTCAAGCGTCACACTTAGGAAAAGCTGTAAAAATTTGGAAAAAAATCGAAGAAATTAGGAAAAATGAAGAGTTAGTAGTTTTCATGGGATATACTTCAAATATGGTTTCATCAGGATTGAGAGAAATCATAGCAAACCTAGTAAAACACAAAAAGGTGGATGTTTTAGTTACAACCGCTGGCGGTATCGAAGAAGACTTTATAAAATGCGTAAAGCCTTTTATAATGGGTGATTGGAACTTAAACGGTGTTGAATTACGTGAACAAGGTATAAACAGAATTGGAAATATTTATGTACCAAATGACCGATATATTGAATTTGAGACTTATATGACAAAGTTTTTTGACGAATTAGCATTGAAACAAAAAGAAACACATAAAGTGACTTCTGCAAGTGAATTTTGTTATGAATTGGGTAGATTCATGGACGAAAACCTTGAAGGGGAGAAAGAAGATTCTATAATTTATTGGGCATATAAAAATAATATTCCAATCTTCTGCCCTGCTATCACAGATGGTTCAATCGGAGATATGCTCTATTTCTACAAGAAAAACGAAAAAGAGACTAATTTGATTATAGATATTGCAAGTGACATTGTAAAATTAAACGATAAAGCAATAGATGCTAATAAAACAGCTTGCATTGTTTTAGGCGGTTCATTACCTAAACATAGTATAATTAATGCTAATCTATTCAGGGAAGGAACTGATTATGCAATCTACATAACAACTGCAACACCTGCCGACGGTTCTTTAAGTGGCGCTCCACCAGAAGAAGGCGTTTCTTGGGGTAAAATTCAAACAAAAGCGGATTATACGGAAATATGGGCAGATGCTACAATCGTATTCCCTATATTAACCTATGCAGTTTTTAAATAA
- the thrC gene encoding threonine synthase, giving the protein MIQKCRECGKEYDVDEIIYNCECGGLLEIKYDLEKIKSEVSKEKLRERRSGVWRYLEYLPVKDTNKIVSLWEGGTPLYKCDNLAKKLGLKELYVKNEGANPTGSFKDRGMTVGVTRANELGAPVVGCASTGNTSASLAAYSARSGKKCIVLLPGGKVALGKLAQAMFYGAKVVQINGNFDQALVMIKNLALENKLYLLNSVNPFRLEGQKTIGFEICDQLDFEAPSAVILPVGNAGNISAIWKGFKEFKETELIDSLPKMIGIQAEGAQPIVKAYKAQKDNIIPEESPETIATAIRIGNPVNAVKALEAINQSNGLAEFVTDEEITAAQKLLAQTEGIFVEPASASSIAGLIKLLDMGAVDKDGKIVCITTGNGLKDPDAAIKASILPSEIECDMEVLRKVIEE; this is encoded by the coding sequence ATGATACAAAAATGCAGAGAATGTGGAAAAGAATACGACGTTGACGAAATTATTTACAACTGTGAATGTGGCGGTCTTTTAGAGATTAAATACGACCTCGAAAAAATTAAAAGCGAAGTTTCAAAGGAAAAATTAAGAGAAAGAAGAAGTGGAGTTTGGAGATACTTAGAATATTTACCTGTTAAAGATACTAATAAAATAGTTAGCCTTTGGGAAGGTGGAACTCCATTATACAAATGTGATAACTTAGCTAAAAAATTAGGTTTAAAGGAACTTTACGTTAAGAATGAAGGTGCAAACCCAACCGGTAGCTTTAAAGATAGGGGAATGACTGTAGGTGTAACAAGAGCGAACGAATTAGGCGCTCCTGTAGTTGGTTGTGCTTCAACAGGTAACACTTCAGCATCATTGGCAGCTTACTCAGCAAGGTCTGGAAAAAAATGTATCGTTTTATTACCTGGTGGTAAAGTAGCACTCGGTAAGTTAGCTCAGGCAATGTTTTACGGTGCAAAAGTTGTCCAAATCAACGGTAACTTTGACCAAGCTTTAGTTATGATTAAAAACTTAGCTCTTGAAAATAAACTTTACTTACTTAACTCTGTAAACCCATTCAGATTAGAAGGTCAAAAAACAATTGGTTTCGAAATTTGCGATCAATTAGATTTTGAGGCTCCAAGTGCTGTTATTTTACCCGTAGGTAATGCAGGAAACATAAGTGCAATATGGAAAGGTTTCAAAGAGTTTAAAGAAACAGAGTTAATCGATAGCTTACCTAAAATGATTGGTATCCAGGCAGAAGGTGCTCAACCAATCGTTAAAGCATACAAAGCTCAAAAAGATAACATTATCCCAGAAGAAAGCCCTGAAACAATTGCTACAGCAATAAGAATCGGAAACCCTGTAAACGCTGTAAAAGCTCTCGAAGCTATCAATCAATCAAACGGTTTAGCTGAATTCGTAACTGATGAAGAAATAACAGCGGCTCAAAAGTTATTAGCTCAAACGGAAGGTATTTTCGTAGAACCAGCATCTGCATCATCAATCGCAGGTTTAATAAAATTGTTAGACATGGGAGCAGTTGATAAAGATGGTAAAATTGTATGTATTACTACAGGAAACGGTTTAAAAGACCCTGACGCAGCAATTAAAGCAAGTATCTTACCATCTGAAATTGAATGCGACATGGAAGTCTTAAGAAAAGTAATTGAAGAATAA
- a CDS encoding DNA alkylation repair protein, whose product MKDEFIKEWTIGLKNEILANSCQKYKESTQNFFKEQLGEIIGVRTPTLRKISKTYYRNLEKFLKGYYKESCKNNDKDEINRLIKNDIYGICNALLEEKVHDYGYLSLILLHSAKKYYEKEDFEFFSELLSNHITNWAFCDEFSIHAFYELTNKYPELLDDLFKLTDSENRWMQRSSAVTLIFHIKRGDIRDRVFKTADVLILKRDDMVEKGIGWLLKVTADSYQQDVYNYVLTNKEKMTRTTLRYAIEKMPQELRKEAMS is encoded by the coding sequence ATGAAAGATGAATTTATAAAAGAATGGACTATCGGTTTAAAAAATGAAATACTGGCAAATTCTTGCCAAAAATATAAAGAATCTACGCAGAACTTTTTTAAAGAACAATTGGGGGAAATAATTGGTGTTAGAACTCCTACTCTAAGAAAAATTTCTAAAACATACTATCGTAATTTAGAAAAATTTTTAAAGGGATATTATAAAGAATCATGCAAAAATAACGATAAAGATGAGATTAATCGTTTGATAAAAAATGATATTTATGGCATTTGTAATGCCCTTCTCGAAGAAAAAGTTCATGATTATGGGTATCTATCATTGATACTATTACATAGTGCTAAAAAGTATTATGAAAAAGAAGATTTTGAATTTTTTTCAGAATTGTTATCTAATCATATAACGAATTGGGCATTTTGTGACGAATTTTCTATACACGCATTCTATGAATTGACTAATAAATATCCTGAATTACTAGATGACTTATTTAAACTTACAGATTCGGAAAACCGTTGGATGCAAAGGTCGAGTGCAGTTACTTTAATATTTCACATAAAAAGAGGGGATATTAGGGATAGAGTATTCAAAACCGCAGACGTTTTAATCTTAAAACGTGACGATATGGTGGAAAAAGGCATAGGATGGCTTTTAAAAGTTACTGCAGATAGCTATCAACAAGATGTTTATAATTATGTTTTAACTAATAAGGAAAAGATGACTCGAACTACTTTAAGGTATGCAATTGAAAAAATGCCCCAGGAGTTAAGAAAAGAAGCAATGAGTTAA
- a CDS encoding methanogenesis marker 5 protein: MKVFIYPTNSLILADLVERFGHKPLMINNAIGEKVRNAEIDHPPMNITDEDPKKGLKYAAIEVPSGVRGRMSMIGPLIDEAEAAIIMNKAPMGFGCVGCERTNELTKYLVRRSEVPILNLEYPESEEDAKVIVKKIALFLEGLEDKK; the protein is encoded by the coding sequence TTGAAAGTATTTATTTATCCTACAAATAGCCTTATCTTAGCAGATTTAGTGGAGAGATTTGGGCACAAACCATTAATGATTAACAACGCAATTGGTGAAAAGGTAAGGAATGCAGAAATTGACCATCCGCCAATGAATATTACTGACGAGGATCCGAAAAAAGGGTTAAAATATGCAGCTATCGAAGTTCCATCTGGCGTTAGGGGTAGAATGTCAATGATTGGACCACTCATCGATGAAGCAGAAGCAGCAATCATAATGAACAAAGCACCAATGGGTTTCGGTTGTGTCGGTTGCGAAAGAACAAACGAATTAACAAAATACCTTGTTAGGAGGTCCGAAGTGCCAATATTAAATTTAGAATATCCTGAATCTGAAGAGGATGCAAAAGTAATCGTTAAAAAAATAGCTTTATTCTTGGAAGGTTTAGAAGATAAAAAATAA
- the taw3 gene encoding tRNA(Phe) 7-((3-amino-3-carboxypropyl)-4-demethylwyosine(37)-N(4))-methyltransferase Taw3 gives MFLESKYNTLKKLQYAVDNNLVDKEIMYFVDRINEEDDYYTTSSCIGRCGIMEFPKNVNTKIYSRWLGKWHHYATSEEMMEALEDASDNYDRLYFVLNSPIMHIACKDAVSAKKLLEIAYHNGLKASSVKSLSEKRYIVEFLTTMRLDAPIGYNGKLVVDNDYLNILLDEGNLKLMKARDMLHKVYLKFDEEFNL, from the coding sequence ATGTTTTTAGAATCTAAATACAATACTTTAAAAAAATTACAATATGCAGTGGATAATAATTTAGTGGATAAAGAAATAATGTACTTTGTAGACCGTATAAATGAAGAAGATGATTATTATACAACTAGTAGTTGTATAGGACGTTGTGGAATTATGGAATTTCCAAAAAACGTAAATACGAAGATTTATTCACGTTGGTTGGGTAAATGGCACCATTATGCAACATCCGAAGAAATGATGGAAGCCTTAGAAGATGCCTCGGATAATTACGATAGACTTTATTTCGTTTTAAACTCCCCTATAATGCACATAGCTTGTAAAGATGCAGTTTCTGCTAAGAAACTTTTGGAAATAGCTTATCACAACGGTTTAAAGGCCTCATCTGTAAAATCACTATCTGAAAAGCGATATATTGTGGAATTTTTAACAACAATGAGATTAGATGCTCCAATTGGTTATAATGGAAAATTGGTCGTAGATAATGATTATTTAAATATTTTATTAGATGAAGGAAATTTAAAACTTATGAAAGCAAGAGATATGTTGCACAAGGTTTATTTAAAATTTGATGAAGAATTTAATCTTTAA
- a CDS encoding DsrE/DsrF/TusD sulfur relay family protein, with protein MKFAVIITTAPYGQERAYSALRFALTSLVEGIDVNIFLLEDGVYVAKDTQNPVDVPNYLELLKGAIDAGAVVKACGPCAKARGLSEDLIEGVQLATMHDLVDFVKDSDRTITF; from the coding sequence ATGAAATTTGCTGTAATTATCACAACTGCACCGTATGGTCAAGAAAGAGCATATTCTGCATTAAGATTTGCTCTTACATCACTCGTAGAAGGAATTGACGTAAATATTTTCTTATTAGAAGATGGCGTTTATGTCGCAAAAGATACTCAAAATCCAGTAGATGTTCCAAATTATTTAGAACTTTTAAAAGGTGCAATTGACGCAGGAGCTGTTGTTAAAGCTTGTGGACCTTGTGCAAAAGCAAGAGGTCTTTCAGAAGATTTAATTGAAGGCGTTCAATTAGCTACAATGCATGATTTAGTAGATTTCGTTAAAGATTCTGATAGAACAATTACCTTTTAA
- a CDS encoding sulfurtransferase TusA family protein, translating into MDLDVSGTVCPMPVLKTKKALDSMSSGEELTVTGDYKPALQNIVRFVEEKGHKVLSADGNSDGFKVVILKN; encoded by the coding sequence ATGGATTTAGATGTTAGCGGAACTGTATGTCCAATGCCGGTTTTAAAAACTAAAAAAGCATTAGACTCAATGAGCTCAGGGGAAGAATTAACTGTAACAGGAGATTATAAACCTGCTTTACAAAATATCGTAAGATTTGTAGAAGAAAAAGGACACAAAGTACTTTCAGCAGACGGAAATTCTGACGGTTTTAAAGTAGTTATTTTAAAAAATTAA
- a CDS encoding SWIM zinc finger family protein, whose amino-acid sequence MNNFQGYDTKFIENIENIEKNDFKKNMTLNKNKLNKLYNERVIERGNQYYLNRNIIYSIKYNNFLYGMVSGGKKYKVKVDLTTLTGDCTCGYKNNCKHAYALILSYFNGNYINGLELLSKLDCMPKEDLLILLKDLIVDNYLWDDHLIEENELELAKKMLKLVNLERKNIFTFKSYLSNEFLNKATEEQILEFIKYFLNSKMAHDIEEKYYEEILHSLVSEIFKRKNELYITELLKVSKSKADLWMVNDYIIDNEYYYLLD is encoded by the coding sequence ATGAATAATTTTCAAGGTTATGATACTAAATTTATTGAAAATATTGAAAATATTGAAAAAAATGATTTTAAAAAAAATATGACATTGAACAAAAATAAGTTGAATAAATTATATAACGAAAGAGTAATTGAAAGGGGTAACCAATACTATTTAAATCGAAATATTATTTATTCGATAAAATACAATAATTTTTTATACGGGATGGTTTCAGGGGGTAAAAAATACAAAGTTAAGGTGGATTTGACAACATTAACGGGTGACTGCACTTGTGGGTATAAAAACAACTGTAAACACGCATATGCACTAATTCTATCTTATTTCAATGGCAATTATATCAATGGTTTAGAATTATTGTCTAAATTAGATTGTATGCCAAAGGAAGATTTATTAATACTTTTAAAGGATTTAATTGTGGATAATTATTTATGGGATGATCATTTGATCGAAGAAAATGAGTTAGAACTTGCTAAAAAAATGCTAAAATTAGTAAATTTAGAACGAAAAAACATATTCACATTTAAATCTTATTTATCGAATGAATTCCTCAATAAAGCAACTGAAGAACAAATCTTGGAGTTTATAAAATACTTCCTAAATTCAAAAATGGCTCATGACATTGAAGAAAAATATTATGAAGAAATACTTCATAGCTTAGTATCTGAGATATTTAAGCGTAAAAATGAATTATATATCACAGAACTTTTAAAAGTGTCTAAATCCAAAGCTGATTTGTGGATGGTTAATGATTACATAATCGATAATGAATATTATTACTTATTAGATTAA
- a CDS encoding N-glycosylase/DNA lyase — MKKITSGKAVKNGGEDKKNELIKLLKNFDINTARKFEEEIDVQYQMLTNLHNSLIEQVEDEIKDFYKDLAIEVFVKLVVMNSLISYQLSSTGEAWWTEFSKYWSNKENKILEKYSGNKELLLDEFVNFLKNSKGNRRFHITKIKRLEKIYEFLKDLTFEEIKYYYENMDELRNIISKNLDTQKSAKTVVFSIKMYGYACRISFNQYIAYPMNIEIPLDSRIEKYTKKILDMDLKSPKKIQGIKLTDKYMLEFWRDVSESAEIPPLHIDSILWTALGASFDKTKLTEEEKANIEKLILFNQ, encoded by the coding sequence ATGAAGAAAATTACAAGTGGCAAGGCAGTGAAGAATGGTGGAGAAGATAAAAAAAATGAATTGATTAAATTACTTAAAAACTTTGATATTAATACCGCAAGGAAATTTGAAGAAGAAATTGACGTTCAATATCAGATGCTAACTAATTTACACAATAGCCTAATAGAACAAGTTGAAGATGAAATTAAGGACTTTTACAAAGATTTAGCCATAGAAGTTTTTGTTAAATTAGTGGTTATGAATTCGCTTATTAGTTACCAGCTTTCCAGTACGGGCGAAGCCTGGTGGACTGAATTCAGCAAATACTGGTCCAATAAGGAAAATAAAATATTAGAGAAGTATTCGGGCAATAAGGAACTATTACTTGATGAATTTGTTAATTTTTTGAAAAATTCTAAAGGAAATAGGAGATTTCATATTACTAAAATAAAAAGACTTGAAAAAATATATGAATTTTTAAAAGATTTGACATTTGAAGAAATAAAATATTATTACGAAAATATGGACGAATTGAGAAATATTATATCTAAAAATTTAGATACTCAAAAAAGTGCTAAAACAGTTGTATTTTCAATTAAAATGTATGGATATGCTTGTAGAATTTCATTTAACCAATATATTGCTTACCCTATGAATATAGAAATACCATTAGATAGTAGAATTGAAAAATACACTAAAAAAATATTGGATATGGATTTAAAAAGTCCTAAAAAAATACAAGGTATTAAATTAACCGACAAATATATGTTGGAATTCTGGAGAGATGTTTCCGAATCAGCGGAAATTCCTCCGTTACATATTGATTCAATATTATGGACTGCTTTGGGTGCATCATTCGATAAAACAAAGTTAACAGAAGAAGAAAAAGCCAATATTGAAAAATTAATATTATTTAATCAATAA
- a CDS encoding rubredoxin yields the protein MAVWQCTVCGYKYDEDKEKKKFEDLSPDCKCPVCGAKKEMFKKL from the coding sequence ATGGCAGTTTGGCAATGCACTGTTTGTGGGTACAAATACGATGAGGATAAAGAAAAAAAGAAATTTGAAGACCTTTCACCAGATTGTAAGTGTCCTGTTTGTGGCGCAAAAAAAGAAATGTTTAAAAAATTATAA
- a CDS encoding rubredoxin, producing MAIWDCTICEYFYDEKVEEIPFEELPEKWYCPICGVSKKLFEKRE from the coding sequence ATGGCTATCTGGGATTGTACCATTTGCGAATACTTTTATGATGAAAAAGTAGAAGAAATTCCTTTTGAAGAACTACCTGAAAAATGGTATTGTCCAATTTGCGGAGTTTCAAAAAAGTTATTCGAAAAAAGAGAATAA
- the hypA gene encoding hydrogenase maturation nickel metallochaperone HypA, whose product MHELSYATSILNSLLEAVENQKELGRKPLKVSEINLEVGELTLIQMEQLKFAFEVIAEDTICNGMKFNIEYIKPQVQCKDCGYEGDVVPKDEIGVYCPKCNSMHLKIKGGKEFNIKNAILEFDDEE is encoded by the coding sequence ATGCACGAATTATCATACGCTACTTCAATATTAAATTCACTTTTAGAAGCTGTCGAAAATCAAAAAGAACTTGGCAGAAAGCCATTGAAAGTTTCAGAAATAAACCTGGAAGTCGGAGAATTAACTTTAATACAAATGGAGCAGTTAAAATTTGCTTTTGAGGTAATTGCTGAAGATACAATATGCAATGGTATGAAATTTAATATAGAGTATATAAAACCTCAAGTGCAGTGTAAAGATTGCGGTTATGAGGGTGATGTGGTACCTAAAGACGAAATTGGAGTTTACTGCCCGAAATGTAATAGTATGCATCTTAAAATAAAGGGTGGAAAAGAATTTAACATAAAGAATGCAATACTTGAATTTGATGATGAAGAATAA
- a CDS encoding RNA-binding domain-containing protein has protein sequence MINSIKISTISNATEDEEKILDAISFFIPEVIDEEDIDLEVTETEGCFGNPINIYSAKLKNKKAKMTYDYIINMLKQNEKNVENLKNDVDLRIEKNALYLRFDKQKAYLNECVLSDGDDTVRVLIKFKLFKPSGKEEEVKRIILERLESKSVF, from the coding sequence ATGATTAACAGTATAAAAATATCTACAATTTCAAATGCAACAGAAGACGAAGAAAAGATTCTCGACGCTATTTCATTTTTCATACCTGAAGTAATCGATGAAGAAGATATCGATTTAGAGGTAACTGAAACAGAGGGCTGTTTTGGTAATCCAATAAATATATACTCTGCTAAACTTAAAAATAAGAAAGCAAAAATGACTTACGATTACATAATCAACATGTTAAAACAAAATGAAAAGAATGTTGAAAATTTAAAAAATGATGTAGATTTAAGAATTGAGAAGAATGCTTTATATTTAAGGTTTGATAAACAAAAAGCATATTTAAACGAATGTGTTCTTTCAGATGGTGATGACACCGTGAGAGTTTTAATAAAATTCAAGCTTTTCAAACCAAGTGGGAAAGAAGAAGAAGTTAAAAGAATAATTTTAGAGCGTTTAGAATCTAAATCTGTATTTTAA